ACGCTCGGCCCGAAGGGGATGGACAAGATGCTCGTCGACTCGACGGGCTCGGTCGTCGTCACCAACGACGGCGTCACCATCCTCAAGGAGATGGACATCGACCACCCGGCGGCCAACATGATCGTCGAGGTCGCCGAGACCCAGGAGGACGAGGTCGGCGACGGGACGACCTCGGCGGTCGTCGTCGCGGGTGAACTGCTCAAGCGCGCCGAGGACCTGCTCGAACAGGACATCCACGCGACCACGCTCGTCCAGGGCTACCGGCAGGCCGCCGAGAAGGCCCGCGAGGCGGTCGAGGAGGTCGCCATCGACGTCGAACCCGACGACGAGGAGGTCCTCAACCAGATCGCCGCGACGGCGATGACGGGCAAGGGCGCCGAGAACGCCAAGGAACTGCTGGCCGAACTCGTCGTCGACGCCGTCCAGGCCATCGCCGACGAGGACGGCATCGACACGGACAACGTCAAGGTCGAGAAGGTCGTCGGCGGCTCGATCGAGAACTCCGAACTCGTCGAGGGCGTCATCGTCGACAAGGAGCGCGTCTCCGAGAACATGCCCTACTTCGTCGAGGACGCCAACGTCGCCATCGTCGACGGCGCCCTCGAGGTCAAAGAGACCGAGATCGACGCCGAGGTCAACGTCACCGACCCCGACCAGCTCCAGCAGTTCCTCGAACAGGAGGAACAGCAACTCGAGGAGATGGTCGACGCGCTCGCCGACGCCGGCGCCGACGCCGTCTTCGTCGACAAGGGCATCGACGACATGGCCCAGCACTACCTCGCCCAGGAGGGCATCCTCGCGGTCCGGCGCGTGAAGTCCTCGGACGCCACGCGGCTGGCCCGCGCCACCGGCGCCCGCCCCGTCTCCGACGTCTCGGAGATCACCGAGGACGACCTCGGCCACGCGGGTAGCGTCGCCCAGAAGGACGTCGCGGGCGACCAGCGCATCTTCGTCGAGGACGTCGAGGACGCCAAGGCCGTCACGCTCATCCTCCGTGGCGGCACCGAGCACGTCATCGACGAGGTCGACCGCGCCATCGAGGACTCGCTGGGCGTCGTCCGCACGACCATCGAGGACGGCAAGGTGCTCGCCGGCGGCGGCGCGCCCGAGATCGAACTCTCGCTCGTGTTGCGGGACTTCGCCGACTCCGTCGGCGGCCGCGAGCAACTCGCGATCGAGGCCTTCGCCGACGCCCTCGAAGTCGTCCCGCGCACCCTCGCGGAGAACGCCGGGCTCGACCCCATCGACTCGCTCGTCGAACTCCGCAGCGCCCACGACGGCGGCGCCACCGGCGACGGGCTGGACGCCTACACCGGCGAGGTCGTCGACATGGGAGACGACGGCGTCTACGAACCCCTGCGCGTGAAGACTCAGGCCATCGAGTCGGCCACCGAGGCCGCCGTCATGCTGTTGCGCATCGACGACGTGATCGCCGCCGGCGACCTGAAAGGCGGCGGCTCCGACGACGACGAGGGCGACGACATGCCCGCCGGCGGTATGGGCGGCGGCATGGGCGGTATGGGCGGTATGGGCGGTATGGGCGGCATGGGCGGCGCGATGTGAGCGTCGGCCGATAGCCCGTACTCACCCGCTGGACGCCCGACCCCCGAACCGTCGACGCGCGCGACATCGACTTCTTTCGACCGCCGGCCGGCCGGCGACGGCTCCGTCCCCGGAGACGTGCATAGCATGAACTAAGTCCTGCCCCGCAATATTCGCGGCTATGGAAACGCTGCTCCTGGACAGCGACGAGGTCGACGAGAACGCGCGGCTCCCGGACGTGATCCGCGCGGTCGAGGAGGCCTTCGCGGCCTACGAGCGCGGCGACGCCCAGATGCCGCCGAAGTCCTACATCGACCTGCCCCAGTACGACGGGGACTTCCGGTCGATGCCGTCGTACATGGACGCCGGCGAGTGGGACGCGGCCGGGATCAAGTGGGTGAACGTCCACCCGAACAACCCCGCCGACCACGACCTGCCGACCGTCATGGGGACGATGGTCTACTCCGATCCCGAGACGGCGTTCCCGCTCGCGATCATGGACGGGACGGCGCTGACGATGAAACGCACCGGCGCCGCCGCCGCGGTCGCCACCGACCACCTCGCCGTCGAGGACGCCACCAGCCTGGGACTCGTCGGCGCCGGCGTCCAGTCGTACACGCAACTGGAGGCCATCGCCGAGGTCCGGCCCATCGAGGAGGTCGTCGTCAGCGACGTCGACGACGAGCGCGTCCAGCGCTTTATCGACGCCTACGGCGACGAGTTCGACGTCCGCGACGGCTCCATCTCGGAGGCGGGGGGCTGTGACGTGCTCTCGACGGTGACGCCCGTCGAGGACCCCATCGTCGGCCCGGACGACGTCGGCGAGCACACCCACGTCAACGCGATGGGCGCCGACGCCGAGGGCAAACACGAACTCGCCGACGACCTCCTGCTGTCGGCGACGGTCGTCATCGACGACCACGAGCAGTGTACCCACTCCGGCGAGGTCAACGTCCCCTACGGCGAGGGCGTCCTCGGCGACGAGGACATCTACGGCGAGATCGGCGAGATCGTCGTCGGCGAGCGGGACGGCCGGACGGCCGACACGGGCGTCACCGTCTTCGACTCGACCGGGCTGGCGATCCAGGACGTCGCGGCCGCCCACGTCACCTACGAGAACGCCCGCGAGGACGGGGCCGGCTACGAGTTCGGCATGATCGACACGGGCGTCCAGTAAGCGCCGATCACCACGGGTCGAACCGCCGGAGCACCGACCCCGTGATCTCGAGGCGGTCGCAGTAGGAGACGCGAGGGTCCCCCGACGGCGTCGGGAGGTCGGCGGCCGCGAACAGGTCGTTCGCCTCGATCGTCGCGTCGGCCCGCTTCAGCGGCCAGGGGTCGTGGGAGATTTCGGCGACGTAGACGCGGCCGCCGCGGGGGACGAACGTCCGCCGGCGCTCGACCAGCCAGCCCGCAAGCGAGTCGTGATCGGCGCGGCTGGCCGCCCCGCGGGGCCGGTAGACGGCCTCGAACGCCGCGGGGCGGTCGCCCTCGCGGCGGGCGCTCGCGAAGGCGATCCGGTCGTCGACGCGGGCCACCCGCTGGCGGGCGTGAAAGCAGGGGACGCCGGTCGCGTACCGGGCCGCGGTCGCCAGCAGCGGCCCGTCGAGGTCGATACTGAAGAAGTAGAGCCCGGAGAGCCCACCGCAGGTGACGTACGTCCGGAGGTTCACCTCGGGGAACGTCAGCCGGGCGGCCGGCGGCGAACCCCGGAGGCCCGTCCGGGCGAGGACGAACGGGACGACGCTGAGCCACGCCCGCCCGTCGCGGGTCTCGAGGTCGAGCGGGGCCGGGACGTGCGGGCGGAGTCGGTCGGGGTCGACCGGCCAGTGGAAGAAGGCCCCGTCGCGCCAGGTCATCGAGAACGGGAAGGGTAACCACGGCGTCTCGGGGCCCGACCGGCGGCCGCGGCGGCGACGCTCGCGTTCGGTCGCTTCGCGCCGGCTCATGCTTCCTCGCCGGAGTCCGCGACCGCGTCCAGCAACCGGCTGACGAGCCACAGGATGATCGCGAACGGGAGCAACGGGAGCAGGACGATCAGCAGGCCGAGGAAGTACGCCCAGCCGATCAGGGTCATCTCCCGGTCGGGGCGGCCGTGGTACGACGGCGTGACGGTTCGCAGCGTTCGTTCGGATCCCGATTCGTCGTCGTCCGCGCTCATACCACTCGTACGCGGCGACGCCGGATAAAGTAGACAGGCGACTGTCAGGAGCCGTGACGCTCCCGGCGCGGTTCGGGGCTCGACGATCGACGAGAGCCGGCGACCGCAGTTCAGTCCTCGATCTCGATCGCGGGCCG
The Salinilacihabitans rarus DNA segment above includes these coding regions:
- the thsA gene encoding thermosome subunit alpha; protein product: MGNQPLIVLSEESQRTSGKDAQSMNITAGKAVSEAVRTTLGPKGMDKMLVDSTGSVVVTNDGVTILKEMDIDHPAANMIVEVAETQEDEVGDGTTSAVVVAGELLKRAEDLLEQDIHATTLVQGYRQAAEKAREAVEEVAIDVEPDDEEVLNQIAATAMTGKGAENAKELLAELVVDAVQAIADEDGIDTDNVKVEKVVGGSIENSELVEGVIVDKERVSENMPYFVEDANVAIVDGALEVKETEIDAEVNVTDPDQLQQFLEQEEQQLEEMVDALADAGADAVFVDKGIDDMAQHYLAQEGILAVRRVKSSDATRLARATGARPVSDVSEITEDDLGHAGSVAQKDVAGDQRIFVEDVEDAKAVTLILRGGTEHVIDEVDRAIEDSLGVVRTTIEDGKVLAGGGAPEIELSLVLRDFADSVGGREQLAIEAFADALEVVPRTLAENAGLDPIDSLVELRSAHDGGATGDGLDAYTGEVVDMGDDGVYEPLRVKTQAIESATEAAVMLLRIDDVIAAGDLKGGGSDDDEGDDMPAGGMGGGMGGMGGMGGMGGMGGAM
- a CDS encoding YqjF family protein: MSRREATERERRRRGRRSGPETPWLPFPFSMTWRDGAFFHWPVDPDRLRPHVPAPLDLETRDGRAWLSVVPFVLARTGLRGSPPAARLTFPEVNLRTYVTCGGLSGLYFFSIDLDGPLLATAARYATGVPCFHARQRVARVDDRIAFASARREGDRPAAFEAVYRPRGAASRADHDSLAGWLVERRRTFVPRGGRVYVAEISHDPWPLKRADATIEANDLFAAADLPTPSGDPRVSYCDRLEITGSVLRRFDPW
- a CDS encoding ornithine cyclodeaminase family protein translates to METLLLDSDEVDENARLPDVIRAVEEAFAAYERGDAQMPPKSYIDLPQYDGDFRSMPSYMDAGEWDAAGIKWVNVHPNNPADHDLPTVMGTMVYSDPETAFPLAIMDGTALTMKRTGAAAAVATDHLAVEDATSLGLVGAGVQSYTQLEAIAEVRPIEEVVVSDVDDERVQRFIDAYGDEFDVRDGSISEAGGCDVLSTVTPVEDPIVGPDDVGEHTHVNAMGADAEGKHELADDLLLSATVVIDDHEQCTHSGEVNVPYGEGVLGDEDIYGEIGEIVVGERDGRTADTGVTVFDSTGLAIQDVAAAHVTYENAREDGAGYEFGMIDTGVQ
- a CDS encoding DUF7535 family protein → MSADDDESGSERTLRTVTPSYHGRPDREMTLIGWAYFLGLLIVLLPLLPFAIILWLVSRLLDAVADSGEEA